In Granulicella mallensis MP5ACTX8, the sequence CACAGCCGTTTACCGAAGGCAGCCGGTTTATGTAAGTGACATCCTCGAAGACCCTATCTGGGATCACTATCGTCATCGGCTTTTGCCGTTTGGAATTCGCGCTGTGTGGTCGCTGCCGTTATTTACCAGCGAGGGGCAAACCCTCGGAACGTTTGCCATTCATTATCGTGAAGTGCGCACCCCTGACGACGCTGATCTGAAGTTGATCGAGAACGCCAGCCATATCGCAGGAATTGCGATCGATCGCCACCTGAATGAAGAGCAATTGCGGCTTGAACGGAACCGGTTGCACTTGCTCCTGGAAATTACTAATAGCATGGCCTCGAAATTAGACATCCGTCGTTTGGTGGAGACATTGTCTACGGATCTGCTGAGAGTGACCCGATGCGACTTTTGCGCCTTGCTTCTACCCGATATCGATAGCGGAGGATTGCGCGTCACTACGCTGTACAACCCTGAGGCGCGAGGCTCTCTGCGTGATGGGACGATCGTCCCTAATGATGGTTCTATCTGTGGCAAGGCCTTTCGGACCGGCAAGACTCAATACTTTGACAACTTCGAGGTGGCTCGAAGTGACGCGGAAAGTTCAGGCAACAGCGCAGGTCCAAGGATCTATCAGCGCTTCGTGGACGAGGGCCTGGTGTCGGGGTGCGGCTTTCCGCTGCTTACCAAGAATGGCGTGATAGGAGTGCTGAGTGCTCTAAACCGGTCGGAGAGAGCGTTCGACCAGGTGGAGATCGCCTTTCTTGAGCAGGTCGCGGGCCAGGTGGCCATAGCTGTCGAGAATGCGTTGGATTATGAAAAAGCGATAAGAGATCGAGACAAAGAGACGAAACATAGGCTTTATCTTGAAGAAGAGATTCGCGCCCAGTTTGGAGAGATTGTCGGAGATAGCCCGGCGTTGAAGACCGCGCTGGACCTGGTGTCCATCGTGGCTCCGACGGATTCAAGTGTGCTGATCATGGGCGAGACAGGAACCGGCAAAGAGCTGGTTGCGCGCGCGATCCACAATTTGAGTGGTCGCCGGGGCCGCTCCTTTGTGAAGTTGAACTGCGCTGCAATTCCACTTGGACTCCTCGAAAGCGAGTTATTCGGGCATGAAAAAGGAGCGTTCACCGGAGCGATTGCGCAGAAGACCGGGCGCTTTGAGCTTGCGAATAAAGGCACCCTCTTCCTGGATGAGGTCGGTGACATTCCTCTGGAACTTCAAGCCAAGCTGTTACGAGTTCTGCAGGAGCGGGAGTTTGAACGGCTCGGCAGCAATCACACGCATAAAGTGGATGTCCGTCTCATCGCAGCGACACACCGTGATCTTCCTGCCATGGTCAAGCAGGGTACGTTTCGCGAGGATCTCTACTATCGGTTAAAAGTATTTCCGATTCATATTCCCGCCTTGCGGCAGCGAACGGAAGATATTCCGAACCTGGTCCGGCATTTTGTGGAATTCTATGCACGCCGAATGGACAAGAGGATCGAAGAAATTCCTTCGGAAACGATGGGTGCCCTGGTACGGTATCGCTGGCCTGGCA encodes:
- a CDS encoding sigma 54-interacting transcriptional regulator gives rise to the protein MGLFSSESVLNILKLILAGSPLPEVLTIIAQLVESRGDGTLCTIWLPDEDGRHLHCAAAPGLPGFIDGTGSMLIGPQGGSCGTAVYRRQPVYVSDILEDPIWDHYRHRLLPFGIRAVWSLPLFTSEGQTLGTFAIHYREVRTPDDADLKLIENASHIAGIAIDRHLNEEQLRLERNRLHLLLEITNSMASKLDIRRLVETLSTDLLRVTRCDFCALLLPDIDSGGLRVTTLYNPEARGSLRDGTIVPNDGSICGKAFRTGKTQYFDNFEVARSDAESSGNSAGPRIYQRFVDEGLVSGCGFPLLTKNGVIGVLSALNRSERAFDQVEIAFLEQVAGQVAIAVENALDYEKAIRDRDKETKHRLYLEEEIRAQFGEIVGDSPALKTALDLVSIVAPTDSSVLIMGETGTGKELVARAIHNLSGRRGRSFVKLNCAAIPLGLLESELFGHEKGAFTGAIAQKTGRFELANKGTLFLDEVGDIPLELQAKLLRVLQEREFERLGSNHTHKVDVRLIAATHRDLPAMVKQGTFREDLYYRLKVFPIHIPALRQRTEDIPNLVRHFVEFYARRMDKRIEEIPSETMGALVRYRWPGNVRELQNFIERAMILSPHTVLRAPISELEPFSTHKGSNPPLTGLEDLERDHILRALDASDWVVGGPKGAAERLGMKRTTLVSKMQKLGISRAMSAEQKSVGSPLRSK